From one Pontibacillus sp. HMF3514 genomic stretch:
- a CDS encoding YlbD family protein, producing the protein MSGNDLHPSVQQFKDFVSNHPKLVKEVKDQGASWQPYYEKWVLLGEEDSYWDPYREEEAAQSKNAEETKNEASSEDNNQEFMGQLMSIVNKVDLNRVQEHIQQLNGAVQNIQSLVGQFQDMKKQLPGQSQNQERPQRRSPFSFGRD; encoded by the coding sequence ATGAGTGGAAATGATTTACACCCATCCGTTCAGCAGTTTAAAGATTTTGTGAGTAACCATCCGAAACTTGTCAAAGAAGTAAAAGATCAAGGTGCTTCCTGGCAACCTTATTATGAAAAGTGGGTATTGCTAGGGGAGGAGGATTCGTATTGGGATCCTTATCGAGAGGAAGAAGCGGCTCAATCCAAGAACGCAGAAGAAACGAAAAATGAAGCTTCCAGTGAAGATAATAATCAGGAATTTATGGGGCAACTAATGAGCATAGTGAATAAGGTTGACTTGAATAGAGTGCAGGAACACATTCAGCAATTAAATGGTGCCGTTCAAAATATCCAATCACTCGTTGGACAGTTTCAAGATATGAAAAAACAGTTACCTGGTCAAAGTCAAAATCAAGAGCGCCCTCAACGCAGATCACCATTTAGCTTCGGTCGAGACTAA
- a CDS encoding YlbE-like family protein: protein MQPGLYQYLESREDLLKFMRMNPEWYRKLTRDPSVLPAMEQESKVYFGQTVTQKIERVNNQIQMVQMLMQMAQAMKE, encoded by the coding sequence ATGCAACCTGGTTTATATCAATACCTCGAGAGTCGTGAGGATTTACTCAAATTCATGCGTATGAATCCTGAATGGTATCGTAAACTGACAAGAGATCCTAGTGTTTTACCTGCAATGGAGCAAGAATCGAAAGTTTATTTTGGTCAAACCGTAACGCAAAAAATAGAGAGAGTAAATAACCAAATCCAGATGGTGCAAATGCTTATGCAAATGGCACAGGCAATGAAAGAGTAA
- a CDS encoding YlbF family regulator, protein MIATTETVEILDRCENLGQIVLQSDVYEQYIQAKDELEKDIEAQRLIKDFQNTKDHYEDVQRFGRYHPDYNTIMKDVREKKREMDMHDRVATYKIAERNLQKLLDEISQIVAFSISEQIKVPKDGMLFQDSGGCGCGSGGGCGCS, encoded by the coding sequence TTGATAGCTACTACAGAAACCGTAGAAATTTTAGACAGATGCGAAAATTTAGGCCAAATCGTTTTGCAATCAGACGTTTATGAACAATACATTCAAGCCAAAGATGAGCTTGAAAAAGACATAGAAGCTCAGCGTTTAATTAAAGATTTTCAGAACACTAAAGATCATTATGAAGACGTTCAGCGCTTTGGAAGATATCATCCCGATTATAATACCATCATGAAGGATGTACGGGAGAAAAAGCGTGAGATGGATATGCATGATCGTGTTGCAACGTATAAGATTGCAGAACGCAACTTGCAGAAACTGCTCGATGAAATAAGTCAAATTGTCGCATTTAGCATAAGTGAGCAAATCAAAGTACCGAAAGATGGGATGTTATTCCAGGACTCTGGCGGTTGTGGCTGTGGAAGTGGTGGAGGTTGCGGTTGTTCCTAA
- a CDS encoding YlbG family protein — translation MFTQRQGLVVWFQNMKNVRQIKRYGHLVYVSKTLKHAIIYINQEDLDHTMEKLNRLNYVSKVEPSYKPFIATEYENSKPDKAKEYDYKFGSI, via the coding sequence ATGTTTACACAACGTCAAGGCTTGGTAGTATGGTTTCAAAACATGAAAAATGTTCGGCAGATTAAACGATATGGTCATTTGGTTTATGTGTCTAAAACGCTGAAACACGCTATTATTTACATAAACCAAGAAGATCTCGATCATACAATGGAAAAGTTAAATCGTCTGAATTACGTTTCTAAAGTTGAGCCGTCTTATAAGCCATTCATTGCTACAGAATATGAAAATTCTAAGCCAGATAAAGCAAAAGAGTATGATTATAAATTTGGTAGTATATAA
- a CDS encoding methylthioribose kinase, with protein MIQRFIELGQGYSDLYELITLGDNMSERVQHVMAFHTVLTNGENRTSVAIVMKPTQPGDFQPIYICREGIPYPHDLANKRYDMFQNMAERINKNIIELTVRPSGVFGETELFYQHLIGILRMNNYIAPLK; from the coding sequence ATGATCCAGCGTTTTATTGAACTAGGGCAAGGGTATTCAGACCTGTATGAGCTGATTACGCTTGGTGACAATATGAGTGAAAGAGTACAGCACGTCATGGCTTTTCACACTGTTTTAACGAATGGTGAAAATCGCACATCTGTGGCAATCGTTATGAAACCAACACAACCAGGAGATTTTCAGCCTATCTACATCTGTCGTGAAGGGATTCCGTATCCTCATGACTTAGCAAATAAAAGATACGACATGTTTCAAAATATGGCAGAGCGTATAAACAAAAATATCATTGAGTTAACCGTTCGTCCAAGCGGGGTATTCGGTGAAACGGAACTCTTCTACCAACATTTAATCGGAATCCTCCGCATGAACAACTATATTGCACCATTAAAGTAA
- the rsmD gene encoding 16S rRNA (guanine(966)-N(2))-methyltransferase RsmD: protein MRVIAGEHKGRQIRPVPSNQTRPTTDKAKEALFQVIGPYFEGGMGLDLFAGSGGLGIEALSRGLEKVIFVDRYQKAISTIYENLKMLKIEDQAEVFRTDAFRAIKAAGKRGLQFDWIFLDPPYGKVSFEDTLEALHEHQIVSQNATIVCEHTAQQTLPEEIGPFEQTKSETYSSIITISLYQYKE, encoded by the coding sequence ATGAGAGTCATAGCAGGTGAACATAAAGGTAGACAAATACGCCCTGTTCCATCTAATCAAACACGTCCAACAACAGATAAGGCTAAGGAAGCCCTTTTCCAAGTGATTGGTCCATATTTTGAGGGAGGAATGGGCTTAGATCTTTTCGCTGGAAGTGGCGGCTTAGGAATCGAAGCATTAAGTCGTGGCTTAGAGAAGGTTATATTTGTTGATCGTTATCAGAAAGCGATCTCAACGATATATGAAAATTTAAAAATGTTAAAGATTGAAGATCAAGCAGAAGTGTTTAGAACAGATGCATTTCGTGCTATAAAAGCTGCTGGGAAACGAGGCTTACAGTTTGACTGGATCTTTCTTGACCCACCCTATGGTAAGGTTTCCTTTGAAGATACATTGGAAGCTTTGCATGAGCACCAAATCGTATCACAGAACGCTACGATTGTTTGTGAGCACACAGCTCAACAAACGTTACCAGAAGAAATTGGTCCATTTGAGCAAACAAAATCTGAAACTTACTCAAGTATTATTACGATTAGTTTATACCAATATAAAGAGTAG
- the coaD gene encoding pantetheine-phosphate adenylyltransferase: MPTLAICPGSFDPITYGHLDIIERGAKIFDHVVVAVFNNRSKSPLFSVEERMELLKEVTKDFDNVSIDESSGLLMDYAQDKGANVILRGLRAVSDFEYEMQITAMNRTLNEDIETFFVMTNNQYSFLSSSMVKEVAKYGGSIQDLVPPVVDQALQEKFS, encoded by the coding sequence ATGCCGACATTAGCCATTTGTCCTGGTAGCTTTGATCCGATTACATATGGACATTTAGATATTATTGAACGAGGGGCTAAAATTTTCGATCATGTTGTTGTAGCGGTTTTTAATAATCGTTCAAAGAGTCCGCTTTTTTCGGTTGAAGAACGAATGGAGCTACTTAAGGAAGTCACTAAAGATTTTGATAACGTATCGATTGATGAAAGCAGCGGCTTGTTAATGGACTATGCTCAGGATAAAGGAGCAAATGTGATTTTACGAGGATTGCGTGCTGTTAGTGATTTCGAATATGAGATGCAAATCACAGCGATGAATCGTACATTAAACGAAGATATTGAAACGTTTTTTGTGATGACAAATAATCAATATTCGTTTTTAAGCTCAAGTATGGTTAAAGAGGTAGCTAAATATGGTGGATCGATTCAAGATTTAGTGCCTCCTGTAGTGGATCAGGCTTTACAAGAGAAGTTTTCATGA
- the ylbJ gene encoding sporulation integral membrane protein YlbJ, translating to MKSHVKSLVLAISAFFIAASLMVYPDQALEASIRGLNMWWEIVFPSLLPFFITAELLIGFGVVRFIGILCEPFMRPIFKVPGVGSFVWAMGMASGYPSGAKLTARLRQEKQLSKIEAERLVSFTNASNPLFIFGAVSVGFFHDPTLGLLLAVSHYGSNALVGFCMRFYGKNNEESTLERKPREFFLKRAFLALHETRVEDSRPFGKLFGDAVLSSIQTLLMIGGFIIIFSVFNKLLFLVGLTPIIAGGIGVFFQLLTIPTELSIPFIAGLFEITLGSQMTSGVENVTLLQQVICVSFILAFNGFSVQAQVASILADTDIRFAPYFFARILHGFFAALLSVALFVPLYIERQAFGNKETPVISPIEHQSIWTRILEEFAELGPLITLASLGLATIILIRRQWFPSIHNHKIHK from the coding sequence ATGAAATCTCACGTAAAATCACTTGTACTTGCCATAAGTGCATTCTTTATAGCTGCGTCTTTAATGGTCTATCCAGATCAAGCTCTCGAAGCTTCGATTAGAGGATTGAATATGTGGTGGGAAATCGTCTTCCCATCTCTTCTCCCTTTTTTTATAACGGCTGAATTACTAATTGGATTTGGAGTTGTCCGTTTTATCGGTATTCTATGTGAACCATTCATGCGCCCTATATTCAAAGTTCCTGGTGTAGGGAGCTTTGTTTGGGCTATGGGTATGGCAAGTGGTTACCCGTCTGGAGCTAAGCTGACAGCGAGATTACGACAAGAGAAACAATTAAGTAAAATTGAAGCTGAAAGGCTTGTTTCTTTTACAAATGCTTCGAATCCATTATTTATTTTTGGAGCTGTTTCTGTAGGTTTTTTTCATGATCCAACTCTTGGTTTACTGTTAGCTGTTAGCCACTACGGAAGCAATGCCTTAGTGGGCTTCTGTATGCGTTTCTACGGAAAAAATAATGAAGAATCTACATTAGAACGAAAACCTAGAGAGTTTTTTTTGAAACGTGCCTTTCTTGCTCTTCACGAAACGAGAGTTGAAGACTCAAGACCTTTTGGCAAGTTATTTGGTGACGCTGTTTTATCATCGATTCAAACCTTACTTATGATTGGTGGATTTATCATTATATTCTCTGTTTTTAACAAGCTTTTATTTCTGGTTGGACTAACTCCTATAATAGCTGGAGGGATTGGTGTATTCTTTCAGTTACTTACCATTCCAACTGAGCTATCCATTCCGTTTATCGCAGGATTGTTTGAAATTACGTTAGGATCCCAAATGACTTCAGGAGTAGAAAACGTCACCCTTTTACAACAAGTCATTTGTGTTAGTTTTATATTGGCCTTTAACGGCTTCTCTGTTCAGGCTCAGGTAGCGTCTATACTTGCTGATACAGATATCCGTTTCGCACCTTATTTTTTTGCACGTATATTACATGGTTTTTTTGCTGCTTTACTTTCTGTAGCACTATTCGTACCTCTATATATCGAGCGACAAGCATTTGGCAACAAGGAAACACCTGTAATATCTCCCATTGAGCACCAAAGTATATGGACAAGGATATTGGAAGAATTCGCTGAGTTAGGACCATTAATCACATTAGCATCTCTTGGATTAGCCACCATCATCCTTATTCGACGACAGTGGTTTCCCTCTATCCATAACCATAAGATTCACAAGTGA
- a CDS encoding patatin-like phospholipase family protein: protein MIKGTIKGGGLTLRKPVIGVALGSGGARGFAHLGVLKALKEANIPVHMVAGSSMGALVGALYCAGQDIDHMYTLARTFKRKYYLDFTVPKMGFIQGKRVKEYIRLFTHRKQFEDLDIPFSVVATDLYTGEKVVFNSGDVADAVRASISIPGIFVPEKIDNRLLIDGGVIDRVPVSLAREMGADIVIAVDCAHFEANHEISSIYDVIIQSIDIMQDEFIRQIELDADIMLKPKVAQYSSRAFTDTEDIIKEGEKIAQTHLEQIKQCIENWKEPYHEAE, encoded by the coding sequence ATGATAAAAGGAACCATTAAAGGGGGAGGGCTGACGTTGAGGAAGCCGGTTATAGGAGTAGCCCTCGGGTCAGGAGGCGCAAGAGGTTTTGCCCATTTAGGTGTTTTAAAAGCACTAAAAGAGGCAAACATTCCTGTACATATGGTTGCGGGAAGTAGTATGGGCGCTCTAGTAGGAGCTCTTTATTGTGCGGGGCAGGATATTGACCATATGTACACTTTGGCAAGAACATTTAAAAGAAAATATTACTTAGATTTCACCGTTCCTAAAATGGGGTTTATACAAGGAAAACGAGTAAAAGAATACATTCGATTATTTACACATCGTAAGCAGTTCGAGGATTTAGATATCCCTTTTTCAGTTGTCGCAACAGATTTATATACAGGAGAAAAAGTGGTGTTTAATAGTGGGGATGTCGCTGATGCAGTAAGAGCAAGTATTTCTATACCAGGTATTTTTGTGCCGGAAAAAATTGATAATCGTCTCCTTATCGATGGCGGTGTCATTGATCGAGTTCCAGTATCATTAGCAAGAGAAATGGGAGCTGACATCGTTATAGCTGTTGACTGTGCTCACTTTGAAGCAAATCATGAAATATCATCCATTTATGATGTCATTATTCAAAGTATAGATATTATGCAAGATGAGTTCATACGTCAAATCGAATTGGATGCTGACATTATGCTTAAACCTAAAGTAGCTCAGTATAGTTCCCGAGCGTTCACAGATACTGAAGATATTATTAAAGAAGGCGAAAAGATCGCGCAAACACACTTAGAACAGATCAAACAATGTATTGAGAATTGGAAGGAGCCTTATCATGAAGCAGAATAA
- a CDS encoding SepM family pheromone-processing serine protease, with translation MKQNKRYFIVGAIVVLLAFLLGVYRLPYYVYQPGSADGLNDVVQVKDGFTSQGEMHLVTVRGGQATAIQFALAKIRPFHEVYELEKIRPKGVSKNEYYHAQLQMMESSQEAATVVAYKAANKQIDINYDGVYVMSILEDVPAHEKLKIGDRITNVDDKEIHKSEDLLEYVKGMEVGRQLDITFMRDGKSMAKTVELVKHPKEDRAVIGISLVTDREVEVDPPIDFSSGDIGGPSAGLMFSLEIYDQLTDEDITKGYQVAGTGEISYEGEVGRIGGIDKKVVAADDSGVEIFFAPNEGGKEGSNYDVAKKAAEEIGTDMKIVPVDTFQDALDYLEKIEPKS, from the coding sequence ATGAAGCAGAATAAACGCTATTTTATAGTGGGAGCGATCGTCGTCCTCTTAGCTTTCTTGTTAGGAGTATATCGTCTCCCTTATTATGTATATCAGCCAGGGTCAGCTGACGGTTTAAATGATGTTGTTCAAGTTAAAGACGGTTTTACAAGTCAAGGAGAGATGCACCTTGTAACTGTAAGGGGAGGGCAAGCAACAGCAATCCAATTTGCATTAGCGAAAATCCGTCCATTTCACGAAGTCTATGAGCTTGAAAAGATCCGCCCAAAAGGGGTTAGCAAAAATGAATATTATCATGCACAGCTTCAAATGATGGAATCATCTCAAGAAGCAGCCACTGTAGTTGCTTACAAAGCTGCAAACAAGCAAATAGACATTAATTATGATGGTGTTTATGTGATGAGTATCCTTGAAGACGTTCCAGCTCACGAAAAGCTGAAAATTGGAGATCGAATTACGAATGTTGACGATAAAGAGATTCACAAATCTGAAGATCTTTTGGAATATGTAAAGGGAATGGAAGTAGGAAGACAACTTGATATCACATTTATGCGAGATGGTAAGTCAATGGCGAAGACGGTAGAACTTGTCAAACACCCTAAAGAAGATCGCGCTGTTATTGGTATCTCACTTGTTACGGATCGTGAAGTAGAAGTAGATCCTCCTATTGATTTTTCTAGTGGAGATATTGGAGGGCCAAGTGCTGGTTTAATGTTCTCGTTAGAAATTTACGATCAATTAACGGATGAAGATATTACCAAAGGTTATCAAGTTGCAGGTACTGGAGAAATCTCTTATGAAGGAGAAGTTGGTCGAATCGGTGGTATCGATAAAAAGGTAGTCGCTGCAGATGACTCAGGAGTAGAAATCTTCTTCGCACCAAATGAAGGTGGTAAGGAAGGATCCAACTATGATGTTGCTAAAAAAGCTGCAGAAGAAATTGGGACAGATATGAAGATTGTGCCTGTTGATACATTTCAGGACGCATTAGACTACTTGGAAAAAATAGAACCTAAATCATAA
- a CDS encoding nucleotidyltransferase, with the protein MKATGLIVEYNPFHYGHQYHFLQSKEVSGADCTVAIMSGNFLQRGEPAIIDKWHRAQIALQSGIDIVLEIPYVFAVQNSDLFAKGAVLSLDALGVDSICFGSEDGSIEPFVKAHSKLQEHEKDYHESLHEHLKEGLSFPEASRHAYHKIGLGDDAIDLGQPNNILGFSYTKTILEYNLNIKPLTIQRKQSGYHDETIEHKIASATSIRKEILSQGYITEEAKGSLPPLTVEALEQYRDLTGSWHEWELYFPLLQYKISTMSPEELGQIHGVEEGLEYRFKQTIHKANNFQEWMNLIKTKRYTWTRLQRTLTHILTNTKTEEIESINTINQVPYVRLLGMTNNGQQYISQQKKDMNCPLITPLHKGEHPFLTIEERAVDSYLSMFKPTIKRERRNREFMPPILP; encoded by the coding sequence ATGAAAGCTACTGGCTTAATAGTCGAATATAACCCATTTCATTATGGACATCAATATCACTTTTTGCAATCAAAAGAAGTTTCTGGTGCAGACTGTACAGTTGCTATTATGAGTGGGAACTTTTTGCAAAGGGGTGAGCCAGCCATCATCGATAAATGGCACCGTGCTCAAATTGCACTGCAATCCGGAATTGATATTGTTTTAGAGATCCCGTACGTGTTTGCAGTACAAAATAGTGATTTATTTGCAAAAGGCGCTGTCCTCTCCTTAGATGCTTTAGGTGTAGATTCGATTTGTTTCGGGAGTGAGGACGGAAGCATTGAACCATTTGTGAAAGCCCATAGTAAGTTGCAAGAACACGAAAAAGATTATCATGAATCCTTGCACGAGCATTTAAAAGAAGGTCTCTCCTTCCCTGAGGCAAGTCGTCATGCTTATCATAAAATTGGCTTAGGTGATGATGCAATCGATTTAGGTCAACCAAATAATATTTTAGGTTTTAGTTACACCAAGACTATCCTTGAGTACAACCTGAACATAAAACCATTGACGATTCAAAGAAAACAGAGTGGCTATCATGATGAAACGATTGAACACAAAATAGCAAGTGCTACAAGTATTCGTAAGGAAATTCTCTCTCAGGGTTATATTACGGAAGAAGCCAAGGGGTCGTTACCTCCACTAACTGTTGAGGCACTAGAACAATATCGTGACTTAACAGGTAGCTGGCACGAATGGGAACTTTACTTTCCTCTACTTCAATACAAAATTAGCACGATGTCGCCAGAAGAATTGGGACAAATCCATGGGGTTGAAGAGGGTCTTGAGTACCGGTTTAAACAAACGATCCATAAAGCGAACAATTTTCAAGAATGGATGAATCTAATTAAAACGAAACGATACACTTGGACACGTTTGCAACGTACACTTACCCACATCTTAACCAACACAAAAACTGAAGAGATTGAAAGTATAAATACTATAAACCAAGTACCATACGTTCGATTACTAGGAATGACTAATAATGGTCAGCAATATATTTCTCAACAAAAAAAAGATATGAATTGCCCTCTTATCACTCCATTACACAAAGGGGAACACCCTTTTCTCACAATAGAAGAGCGGGCAGTAGACAGTTATTTATCAATGTTTAAACCAACTATAAAACGGGAAAGAAGAAATCGAGAATTTATGCCTCCAATTCTACCGTAA
- a CDS encoding DUF177 domain-containing protein: MKFALQKLQTADEPLRFEEEVDISELETMPNDIRSITPVKVKGEATIDGDEITFRFNVSGTMTLPCARTLADVEYPFSFDAVEMFSLSPYHKEGDEEIHEIDGEVLDLTPYIKENVILEVPLQVFSDDEEVLDKALTEGQGWQLITEQKQEDKVDPRLAELQKFLDEDKE, translated from the coding sequence ATGAAATTTGCGTTACAAAAATTACAAACAGCAGATGAACCGCTTCGTTTTGAAGAGGAAGTAGATATTTCAGAACTTGAAACGATGCCGAATGACATTCGTTCCATAACTCCTGTTAAAGTTAAAGGAGAGGCAACGATCGATGGTGATGAGATCACTTTTCGATTCAATGTATCTGGAACGATGACTCTTCCATGCGCTAGAACCCTAGCGGATGTGGAGTACCCATTTTCCTTTGATGCGGTGGAGATGTTCTCATTATCTCCTTATCATAAGGAAGGCGATGAAGAGATCCATGAAATTGATGGAGAAGTCCTTGACTTAACGCCTTATATCAAGGAAAATGTAATATTGGAAGTTCCTTTGCAAGTTTTTTCTGATGATGAAGAAGTGCTGGACAAAGCGCTCACAGAAGGACAAGGATGGCAGCTTATCACGGAACAAAAGCAAGAAGATAAAGTTGATCCGCGTCTTGCAGAGCTTCAAAAGTTTTTAGACGAAGACAAAGAGTAA
- the rpmF gene encoding 50S ribosomal protein L32: MAVPKRKTSKKVKNQRRTHKKLHVPGMVECQNCGEYTKPHHVCKSCGQYNGKQVVEQ, translated from the coding sequence ATGGCAGTACCAAAGAGAAAAACTTCAAAAAAGGTTAAAAACCAACGTCGTACTCACAAGAAACTTCACGTACCAGGCATGGTAGAATGCCAAAACTGCGGTGAATACACTAAACCACACCATGTTTGCAAATCTTGCGGACAGTACAATGGAAAACAAGTGGTTGAACAATAA
- a CDS encoding enoyl-CoA hydratase/isomerase family protein, producing the protein MSEFINYSVRKDRIAVLTLNRPQQRNAISFQMIQELHEFLEEAKNADVKCLVITGSGDQAFCSGGDLEDFHSDLSTEEAFKALYQMKEVLYEIARFPMPTYAFLNGHAMGGGCELATACDFRYANEKASFGFIQGTLGIAPGWGGGTLLYQRIDPLRAYEMLVHSKRYNTEQLQELGWLQGTYDHHHFEPELERILSPILEKSTEQLKGFKDQYKKRHMPIYVSAEMDEEVRQCANLWGNDKHTSAVEQFLK; encoded by the coding sequence ATGAGTGAATTCATTAATTATTCCGTCCGAAAAGATCGAATAGCCGTTTTAACCCTAAATCGACCTCAGCAGAGGAATGCGATTTCTTTTCAAATGATACAAGAACTTCATGAATTTCTTGAAGAAGCTAAAAATGCTGATGTGAAATGTTTAGTAATTACAGGATCAGGTGATCAAGCATTTTGTTCTGGAGGAGATTTAGAGGATTTTCACAGTGACTTAAGTACCGAGGAAGCATTTAAAGCACTCTATCAAATGAAGGAAGTGCTGTATGAGATTGCACGTTTCCCTATGCCTACCTATGCATTTTTAAATGGACATGCAATGGGGGGAGGATGTGAACTTGCCACAGCCTGCGATTTTCGATATGCCAACGAGAAAGCGTCCTTTGGCTTTATTCAAGGTACGTTAGGTATCGCTCCTGGGTGGGGCGGTGGCACATTGTTATACCAACGAATTGATCCACTGAGAGCTTATGAGATGCTCGTTCATTCAAAGCGTTATAACACTGAGCAATTGCAAGAGTTAGGGTGGTTACAAGGTACGTATGATCATCATCACTTTGAACCAGAACTAGAGAGAATATTATCTCCAATTCTTGAAAAATCCACTGAGCAACTAAAGGGATTTAAAGATCAGTATAAAAAGAGACATATGCCCATATATGTTTCAGCAGAGATGGATGAAGAGGTCCGTCAATGCGCAAATTTATGGGGGAATGACAAGCATACAAGCGCTGTAGAGCAGTTTTTAAAATAA
- a CDS encoding RsfA family transcriptional regulator produces the protein MNATRQDSWTQDEDVLLAETVLRYIRHGKTQLEAFEEVAKRLSRTAAACGFRWNATVRKQYQKGIQLAKEERKKAGKTSQEVILNNVSNATLQPSSSFSIDDAISFLETMKESYGTQSSEEERELQKLHEENETLKKQVRRYHQAWEEMGRLWKWVHTTQEKG, from the coding sequence ATGAACGCCACACGACAGGATTCCTGGACACAGGATGAAGATGTTCTGTTAGCGGAGACAGTTTTGCGTTATATCCGCCATGGAAAAACTCAATTGGAGGCTTTTGAAGAAGTTGCGAAGCGTTTATCCAGAACCGCTGCTGCATGCGGATTTCGCTGGAATGCAACGGTTCGTAAACAATATCAAAAAGGTATCCAATTAGCGAAAGAAGAACGAAAGAAAGCTGGAAAGACGTCACAAGAAGTAATTCTGAATAATGTATCGAATGCTACATTACAGCCCTCATCAAGCTTCTCAATCGACGATGCGATTTCATTTCTAGAAACGATGAAGGAATCATATGGTACTCAATCCTCTGAAGAAGAACGAGAACTTCAGAAATTACATGAAGAAAATGAAACATTAAAGAAACAAGTGAGAAGATACCATCAAGCTTGGGAAGAAATGGGAAGACTTTGGAAGTGGGTTCATACGACACAAGAAAAAGGCTGA
- a CDS encoding N-acetyltransferase: MEPMKVERLVINYKTLEEFKRFKEYGNQELSMLEDLQNNMIENDSVSPFFGIYYGNALVARMSLYRVSAKYDHYFDPPQDYLELWKLEVLPDYRDKGFGKMLVDFAKSHELPIKTNPRINSHGFWEKMGFHKAKYEMERDLGENPLIWTPEGVQEKNVS, from the coding sequence ATGGAACCAATGAAGGTAGAAAGACTTGTTATTAACTATAAGACATTAGAAGAATTTAAACGATTTAAAGAATATGGGAACCAGGAACTCTCCATGCTTGAAGACTTGCAAAATAACATGATCGAAAATGATAGCGTTTCTCCTTTTTTCGGCATTTATTATGGAAACGCTTTAGTAGCAAGAATGAGCTTATATCGAGTGAGTGCGAAATACGACCACTATTTCGATCCACCACAAGATTACCTAGAACTATGGAAACTAGAAGTACTTCCAGATTATCGAGATAAAGGATTCGGTAAAATGCTTGTAGATTTTGCAAAAAGTCATGAGTTGCCAATAAAAACAAACCCACGCATTAACTCACATGGATTCTGGGAGAAAATGGGCTTCCACAAGGCTAAGTATGAAATGGAACGTGACCTTGGAGAAAACCCACTAATTTGGACACCTGAAGGCGTTCAAGAGAAAAATGTGTCTTAA